CGGCCGATTCCCTCAATTCGCTGTGTAAGGCAGGAGGGTTTGGGCTCAGGGATGCTCAGGGAACAGCTGAGATTCTGCGCTTTGTAGAAAAAATACTCTTTGCTATTTTACTCTTTTCATTGGAAACCTAATTTTGCctgaagttgtcttttttttttttcccccaattttgattttaaaaaagctacGAACTCCAGAAACGGCGATGAAAACGGCAGACCAAGCACAGGCCACGGGGGAAGATCCTCCAAAAATCCACCCCGGGAGCCCCGTGGGTGCAACGGCCGCGGGGCTGGGCTTCAAAACCGACCCCAAAACGGGGAATCGGGGAATTCATTTTGGGGGAACTTCGCCCCTCACCTCCACCTCCAGGGTCCCGTGGCCGCAGCCGTCGGGGACGGCGCAGTGCCGCGGCCAAACCCCGCCGGCAGGGCCACGGCATCAGCAGCGGGCACAAAGCACTCGGCCAAactccctttttctcccccaaaaacCCTCGGGAGGAGGAAGAGCGGCAGCAGCTCCGGCAGCCGGCCAACGCCGGCCGCACCGCGTGGCCCCCTCGGGCGGGTTGGCGCAGCGGCTGGATGGGGATGGCCAAAGAGGGGAGaattcccccccaaaaaaaaacaggaaaggggCACTGAGCTGGTGGAGCATCCATTCGTGCCTCCTGTCCCCCCCCGCCCGACGTCTTTGGTGGGGGGCACGGAGCGTCCCCGCTCCTCGTGCTCTTGGCAGCACCCAAAGGATTCTACAATAACGCTGCTGGTCTGGggcacaggaaaaagaagaggcagaaaCCACTGCACCAAAGGACTTTGGGTTTTGTTGCGTTTTAAATAAAGCCGCTTGGGTTTGATGTCTGGGTCCCCCCGGGgtgactgggggggggggggggcagagcctCCGGCACGGAACCGACCGCGCGCGCTCTCGCCCCTGCAGTGAACCCAACGCATTTCAACCCAACCCCGGGGAGAAATTCGCTGCCTTGCATCACCCCAGGATCAGAGCACGCCCACGGCAGCCACCCCGCGCGCCTCCCCGACCGCCTGCCAGCCCCGGAGCCCCACGCTGCCAGGCAGAAGGACCCGAAGGAAAACCCCGCTCGCAGCGACTTTGCTTCAATGCCCCTCTCGCCGCCGGGCAAGGCTTATCCACGCTCCGAGCAGCAGCAATTTAACAAAACCCAAAATAGTTGGAGGGGTGGGGGAGCTCGGATATTTTCCAGGCCGGCGGCTTCGAGCTCGACAACCCAAACCCAGCCCGAGCGGGGCTGACCCCGAGCCACCCAGGTGGGAGCACCTGCGGCAGGCGGCGGCACCGCTTCCACCAAGGCCTCTCCTGCCCAGGGGTGGCCCCGGCGTTTCACAAAGCCCAAAGCAGCCACCTCCGGCAGGAAAGGCCTTAATTTGGGGCTGGGtgggtttttttattttttagaccTCCATTAAACCGGTCAAAGTTGTACGTTAGAAGAAAGCCTTAGTGTGTTTGTGAGAATAAGGCTTCAGGTGAGTCCCCGGGGTTCAGTCCGCTTTCCCCCTCTCTGCCCCgctctctcttcccttctccccgTGGCGGGCGGGGGGATCAGCGTGGGAAGGGATTGCATAGTTTGATgccttttggaaaaaataacaaaaaaccccaaaccgAGGGAATGGTGTAAAGCTTTGACTCATCAGTGTAATTCACGTTTTATTTCCACGCGGTAAAATGCTGAACCTTTGCTCTACACAGGACTGGAACGAGGATCGAGTCCAGTTCGGGATCtacagttacaaaaaaaaaaaaataaaataataataataataaatctgtgCAAACATTGCAGTGCTAAAGTTACACCCGCCCTGAAAAACGGGGAGCTCAGGGCAGCGCTCGTGCCGCGCCGCGGGGCTCGGCCGGGGAGAAGGGGACGTAGTGGATGGACCACAGCGAGTGTGGGAGTAACACAGGTACGGGATCGTTTTTCTTACATCTCGCTCTTTAGCCCTATtatcaaaaatatctttaatattACTCAGCCTAAGGTCAGTTAACGTGGCTCAGCAAAATGGAGCCGAGTTAATTCTATTCAGCAGAACAGAGGTAGTATGGAAGTAGCTTGCTCAAGTAGAAAGTTATCGTGTGTGTGTCCACGCACAGCTGTAAGCTAAGGGCAGCCCGGTGCAGATTTACCTCCCGGTGCCGCGGGGCGCTCTTTGTCCTCCCTGCTTCTCCACGCCGTTGGTTATTGCTGGCTGGAGACACTGACCTCGTTTCTCCGTCGATTCTAAGTCGGTTCGACTGTACCGGTAACGGTTCCGCACAGAACTTCTGCAGGAAAACTCAAAGCCACTCAGCGCTGTGACCACCCCgtccccctcccaccccaagaagaattttaaagtaACGTTTAAAAACGAGAGCCGAGCCCCTCGGAAGGGCAGCGCCCCGAGCCCGCTGCTGCGGGGCGCTGGGAGACGTCCGCTGGGCTCAGACGAGTTCAAAccgaaaaaaataaaataaaagaacgTCCGCTTCCGACTAAGCTCCAATCAGTACcagaaaacatcaaataaaataaaaacggtgttaaaaaaaaaaaaagaaaacaggaaaacctCTCAATTAAAAGGTCTGCGACTTTCTAACTGAAATTGCTGGGGCATTTTCGCTCGATTCGGGAGAAGCGCTACGAGGAGTGAGGGTGGAGCCCGGCCGGAGGACCCGCGGGGCGCTCGCTGCTCCCGAAGCTTTGGTCTGGTTCGGCGGTGGCGGTGAGGAGCCCCCGCGCCTCGCGCTCCGACCTGAGCTCGCCCTCCACGGCGGCTGGCTACCGAGCCCCCCTGGCTAACCCGAGCCCCCTCCCCCGGCTAACCCGAGCCCGTCCAAGGCGCCCGTGCTCGTGGCGATGCGGCGGGGAGGAGGGCTGGCCGCGGGTCACCTCCGCGGTGCGGCGGCCGCATTGCGCTCCTCGGCCCGTCCGGCCAAGCGCCCGCCGCCTCCCTCCTTCCACGGACAAGGAGAGGAacgtggggagggggggggggggaaatccgGGCGTTATTGCATCCCCCACGTGCCACGGGTCCGGAGAGCAGCGCGGGCAGAGCGCTCAGAACCTGTGCACCAGAGCCTCCCGCTCCTTGCGCTTCAGCTCCTCCCGgtagcagcaggagcagaagttCCCGGTTTCCGGGTGCCCGTAGAAGCTGCAGTTGGGCTGCTTGCATTTGGTCTGCTGGACGTTATAAAGAGCCCGGCCCCTCGCTTTGTCCGCTCCTTTCTGCGAGCCGTCCTGCTCCGCGTGCTCCCGGCAGCCGTTGCTGTGCGGTGCCGAGCCGCCCGGGCCGTCGCGCTCCGCCGGGAAGCCGGGGTGAGAATCCGTGTCCGTGGGGGAAAATCGCCCGGCGTGCGAAGGGCTGGAGGCGTGGGGGCTCGGCCGGGCCTGGCCGCAGTGCCTGGGGAGGGTGGCGTAAggggggaggctgctgcagggcccccCCGCCACCTGCCTCCGGCCGTCGGGGAAGCCGGGAGGATGAGATCCTTCCGTGCTGCTGGCCACGGAGGGCCGGGGGAAGGTGAAGACGCCCGAGTAGCTGGAGGGAAAAGCTGCCATCTTAGCGCCGAGGGCCAGATCCGGGGTCTGGATGGCGtaagcaggaggaggctgggggtaaGCGGGGCTGAGCATCGCCTCCTCGCCCTTGTGGGCGTTCAGCTCCGGCTCCAGCCTCTTGGCGGGGGCAGCGCTCGCCAGCGCcttcttctctgcctcctttTGCTTCTGCTCGGCCAAAAAGCGCTCCTCGGCGTCCAGCAGGTACTGCTGGATCATCTCCTCCTGGTACTGGAGCCTGTTGCTGGTCTTGAGGTGGCCGGCGAAGATGAACTTGCGCTCTCCCTGCATGGCAGCCCGGAGGATGCTGAGGCTCAGCCTCACGTCGTTGCTGTACTTGTAGGGGTCCGACGGCTTCTCGGGGGCTGCTTTCCCCGGGCAGGTTTTCTCCACGGGAGCCGACAAGTCTCCTTGGGAAGATTCctctttgcttcctttccttgACTTCAAGgatcccttctttttcttctccaaggtATCTCCCTGCCCATTGCTCACGCCTCCCTTCATCGTTTTGCTGTGCATCAACCCTCCCATGTTCTTTTTTAGCTTACTTCCCAAAGTCTTGCCAAAGCTGCCCAGCTTGTTAGCAACCGAGTCTGCCcgttttttatccttttccttgtccttttctCGGTCTTTCTTTGGTTTCTCTTTGTCCTTGCAACCCCTGCTGCCACCGTTGCTTGCCGAACTGCTGCAGACCGACTCCTTGTCGGACTCCCCTGACTCCGCAGCTGATCGAGCGTCGTCTCCCGCAGAGGCTGTAGGGGATTCTGGCTGGGCCAGCGGCGCctagggagaaagaaaacacatatcCAAGTCAAATAAGTTCCTCAGATAAGACTTTTCAGGCTGAAGGTGAAATAAATGGAGAAGCAAGCACTTGCAAGGAGAACAGAGGGGACAAGTGGTGGCTCTCAGATCCGGAGTTATTTCACGGCAATGCTGCAGCCAAAGGGCGACCCGCAGAATTCAGCACACGCCCTGGCCCTGTGCTGGTTTCAGACAGATCAGAACAGCTCATGTCTAAGTTTGGGGAGTTTTCTccaaaagagaggagaaataaaaagcaacacaaacaataaaaagctaacaaacaaagaaatcctTCACGCCTGGCAGCCCGGTGACACCCGCGCTGCTAAGGCAGCTGCCACGGGGACGTTGGAAGCAGGCAGAAGTTCCCAGAGCTCTACGAGTCAGTCCCGACAACGAAAGGTCCCAGGAAAATTACAGTCAAGCCGCAAGTCAGCTTCTGGTGGCCACAAACCAACAGCTTGTGTTTGTCTTGGAAGAGGCAGCAGTCGGCCTCGCTGCCAGACACCTACACAGGAGGCTGGGCTGCTCAGCAGGACGCGCGAGGGCTGCGCTTCAGCTTTGcaggaaggacaaaaaaaaaaaacaggcaggaaaAGCTCGAGAGCAAGGCGCAGGCACAGGAACGCGCGCTGTTTATCTGCTGGGGGCACAGACCACCTCGCGTGAAGGAGGGCTGGGCGGATGGCAACTTCGCTTCCGCCGCCCTGCGGAAGGGAGgcttaaataattcaaaagtGAAGGGAACACCCCTCGTCTCCTTACCTGCATGTCACAAGGCAACGTGATCCATTTAACATTCATGTAGCTGTGCAGCAGGTGCAGCTTGGCCTCCAACGACAGCGTCACACTAAAATTCGAAACAAGCACAAGAAGTCACAGTCGAGTCCTGCTTCAAGGGCCCAGCTTCTTTTCTCCATCGTTACCAGGACATTGGCCTGTTGTCTTTATGTTAAAACACGTTTTAACAGGTAAAAACCATCAAGGCAGCAGCAATACAAAAGATGACGTTTTTGCAGCCTTCCAAGCCTTTTAATTAAGAGGGGAATGAATGAGTAAGAAGATTGCTGTATGTCAGCATCGGGTTTGCTACAAATTAATACCAAGCTGGCAAATAATCTTACTGGTACACGAGGCAAGTAACAAAAAAGCAGATGTCACACATCTCAACAGAGCTagtttcaaaatgatttttcccctccacaaaaacaacttcagaaaaaaaaaaagcgaagaTGTTTTCTCAGCAATTTCCATTcgtcatttttttcccttaaaaacacGCAGTGTTTCCTATCGgttaaaaaaaaaccctcagaaTGAAAGATCTGTGTCGCTGAGACCTGCCCTGAGCTTTAATAAAGGCGCTGAACTCGGAGGTTTCGACGTTTCCTAACCCGAAGTCATATGATGGACAAAGTCCCGCTTCCAGCTCTCCGACCGCGACGCCCACTATTGGTGACTCCTGGCTCAATAACAGGAAACTCGCTGCTACCAAACCGTGCCGCGGCTCGGCCGTGGTCTGAGCCCAGTCTAGGAGGGGCGTCTGTCTGCAAGCATCCCTCCGGCTCCTGGGGCTCATGGGCGAAGGTGTTTGTTGTCTCTGGGGACGCAGGAAGGGAAAAACGCACCTTTGTGTGCCTGAGAACACAAGCTACAATACCTGCTCCTCCTTATCGAAGCCGGTAAGATGTCACTACACTTCCCAAAGTATACCAAAACACTCAGGacgtcagaaaaaaaaaaagaaataaaaaggaaaaagctgctCTGTGTGCTCCGCACAGGGTCATTCCCCAGCACAACTTCCACCCAGACACAAGAAACCCCCCAGTGCTCTTGAGCAGCCGGGGATAAAGACCGAACCGCGCGGCTGCGACCGCTCCGGCGTCCAGACAACCGACCTGGCCAGCTTGACGTTGTCACTGTCGTCTTTCCCCCACTGCCAATCCTTCCCGGGATCCACGGCGAAGTGCACAGGGAGCAGCTTATGCTCGGAGTCTGTCAGGGGGATCACAGCTGCACGAGGAGGAGAACAGAAAGCCCACTTACTGCCCGAACTGACGAGGCCTGCCACTTCTGCGCCCGAACTGCAGTTGACACAGAAGCCCGGCGTCTACCTCCAGCGTGTTCCCCACATAAATGAAGCCTTCCTCGCGTCGCCccgctcctcctgcctgcctaACCCCCGTGACGAGGCAACCTTTCACGGCAGCGGCAGCCGAGCTCGGAGCGCTCACCAAGAACGGCGTCGGTTCCGCCGGCCGCTGGTGGCGCGCCAAATCGCGCGCAGGCGCTGCTGCGACCGCCAGGGCTCGGGACGTAAATCACTGGGCTTGTTCGTCACCTACCTTGATCTTTCGTGGGTTCCTTCTGCTCCATGGAGACCAGGGCAGAGAAATGGGCTTGGTCGTACGCCAGAACCAAAGGGGAACGATGGCATTTGTTGGCTGGGACTTCCAGGGGAAGATAGATGCCTCCAAAGGGAATAGGGGCAAAGGCTGGAAAGAAATCGGGCTGATTAGTTTTCGTAATAGGTTAAAGGGTTCAGACTTGTTTATCCTGAAACTGCTCCAGAACAGGCTGCTTCACCTCAAGGTTTTACCTGCAAAGATCTATCAACTTGAggggcaaaaaaaagaaaaacaaagcagaaacaaaccCCAAACGCATCCATTTTATACCAGGAGGGACACAGCTGCAGAATGAATCTGGAGTTTCTACAAAAGCCCTCctccacacacaaaaaaaaagcctgaaatttgCACACAGAGCGATGGTAATTGATGAATCTTTTCTGACAGGAAATTAAAGCCTGCTAGTGGAAAATACTACACGCAGGGAACGGAATTTCCCATCTGCACACACGTGTAGGGGCGAAAGAAGTAGAGAAGTCATGGTGAAAAGGCAGCAGATCAGCCGGTGATGCTCAGCTGTACGGCTCATAGCCTCCAGCGGCGTCACGCCCAGCAGCCCGCCCCACGCTCATCGACAGGGCAGAAAATCAGGCTCCACGGAGCAGAAGGAGCCCGTGACAACAGGGCACGGGCAATGAACAGCCTGAGCACGCACAATTAATAAAGACAAACGAGCGCGACTCTTACCTTCTCCCCCCGAGTCCCGCAGCATCGTGTCTGCCACCACTACTATGGGTCTCTTCAGCACGTGGGCCAGGACAAAGACATGAAACTCCTCCAGGCTCTCGTACACAGGTTCCTCGGAGCTTTCAACGCTGGGGAACAAGAACTAAATCAATTTTCATCCTCTGTGCACTTAATCATCGCTTTTAAAGGCAGGAAGGGTTCTTTACAGGCAACAGCACGGACGTAGATCGTATTAATGGCATTAAGTTTCATCTTTTCTctaatttcttattttggaCACAGACAGATCCAAAAAACCCCTCCTGTTCTAAGGCAAGGGTTTGTTTCCAGGAACTACCGCATTGCTACTTGGCACTTTTTGGAGTCTCTTATCTAAAGAGCCTCaaaagttgtgtttgtttgggATGGCTGCAGCGATAAAGTGCCCTTGAAACGCGGAGGGAGAGAGAACACTGCAGGAATTCTCAGCTTTCGTTCATCACTTTCATTTTGGAGCCAACGACATGATGAAACGTGAGAAAAGATTAGGTTTTTGTTCAATTCTGGAAAAGAGCTGTTGCCCCACAAAAGGGGTCAGGCAGCATTTAGAGAGAGGGCTTTCCGTAACATTTTAATGGatgtttccattgtttttcacAATCCTTCAACCCTCCCCTTAAAACCCTCCCATACAAGCGCGACCAAAGCAGCAGACCTCTGCTGTTCCCAGCCTGGACCCGCCCTCGGGAAAATTATTCCAAGCTGTACGTTTAAGGAAGatattcccttttttccccccccctttcccaTGTTAATCATGGCCACTTAAGCCCTGGACATCCcaggcaggaggctggaaaGCCTCCCAGCCACTTCGCGCGCTCGCGTGCTCCCCGTACCCGCCGCAGTTGCCTCCGTTGGTGCCGTAGTGCACGCGAGGCTCGCTGGAGGCCAACTTGATCAGCTCGTTCCACTCCTTCTGCCACTCCTCTTCGGTGTAAACGAGACCAGACTGGGAAAGAGACGACAGAACAGAGTCCTCAAcgtcagtttttttttttttttcttcttttttttttttttttttcccaatttctgCAGCAATGCTTTGTGCACGCAGCCACAACATCTCTCTAGGGATTTACGCAAAAATAATCAACGCTCTAAGCACAAAAAAATGCGAAACTGAGGAAGCGTCGGGACCACCGGGGGGCGGGAGGTGGGCTGCGAACCGGCTGAAAGGAAGAAGCCGGAGGGTTGTGGTCAACGGGACGGAGTCGAGCTGGAGGCCTGCACCTAGTGGAGCCCCTCAGGGGTCGGAACTGGGACCAGCGCTGTTCAATATTTTCATCGATGAcctggatgaggggatggagTGGGGGATCGGGCTAGGGGAATCTTTCAGGGCCGCTCCCAGTCCctaatattttgtgaaaaaagCACCCATTTCCAAGTCAGCCGCTCTCAGGCCAGCAGGGAGATGATCTTGCCTAAAACAAAGAGTTTTCATCCGCATGGGGTGGAAGTAAACACTTCAACCCACAGAACGAGAGGAAAGCTTTCCTCTCACTCTAACCCTTCCACTGCTACCGCTGACATAACCTGCAGGCAAGGGACAGGGGCACGGATGGGGATTGGACCGGCTCAAGTTTGCCTTCAGAAGTTATTCCACGGCCTTACTGAACTACGAAAACCAAGGAAGGGCAACATAACGCCCAGAAGGATCCAGCACAAGGCTCGCTGAGCTACTTTGACACACTTGATACTTTCTTAGCTCTCCAAAGAGGCACAAGGCACATAGCACAGGCAAGACCTGCTGGCTAATGGTAAGAGTGGGATGGATTTTTTCTGTCGCTGCAGATTCTTTTATGAACCACAGCTGAACTGTTTACCCCTTCAGTCCTTTCTTGTCCGTCCACGCACTCAAACTGATGTTTTGCTCACATTTCCTGAGCACGCACTTTACGATCGCCGAACGCCGACCCTGCAGTCGCACCACGTGAACCGGGAGACACCCAGCCCAAAAACAGCCCCAGGCAAACCCCCGCAAAGCACGGCCCTTTCCTCGAAAAGCTGCAGGGCTCTGAAGACATCGTTGTCTTCGTGGCAGCCCGTGAACACAGCACCCTGCCTCCGGTACAACCGTTCCACTCCCAAAAGTCGGCAGCAAGGAATTGCCCCTCTTCTCCTCGACGGAGAAGCTTTCCAACGCGGTCCCAAGGAGCTAAAAGGCTCGTTACGCCTTATTAATCCCGAGTGAGGGGAGAAATACCTCAAAGCACAAAGCTACTCTCGAGCCTGCCGTGTTAAGGCCAGGAGGCAAGCTGCTGAGACACGAGGAAGGGCAGACggccctgccctcctcctctgTTCCTGCGCTCAGCCATTGGAGCTCCAGCATCCAAACACAACATCCTCAGTCCTCGGAGCTGCCAAGAAAACCTTCAAGCCACGAACCAGAAGTAGCTGACagcccagccagctccctgcttgTTCAAAGCATGAATTAAGTTGCCCTGCTCCTGGTGAAGCCTCCAACGGGATGTCTTTCATCATTGATCCGAGCGTAGAGCAAAGCGAGGGAGGAGAGCGCTGGACCCAGAGTGGGTTAGGCAAGTTGGAGCGACTTCCATCACCCTGGGCTGCTTCTTTCCGGGCTTCTTTGGAAAGGCAGAGCTCCTAATCCCCGGCTCCCAGCCAACCCCCTGCACAGTACCTGCCGCACCGGCTGAAGCTGGACTGTTGCACCTGACTGCAGGCACCACCTGCACCCCGCCTGCCTCCGAGAAGCTTCTGCCGAGGGTTATTACAAGGGAACGACACAACCGAGTCTGCACGCCGAGTGTTTTCAAGCCCTTTAAGCTCTACAGGTCACAGTGCTTTGCTGATGGCTGCTTCTGGAGATGGCCCCGAGCACGCAGTTTAAGGGGATGCACAAAATGCTTAAAAGCAGTCAAACCTCCGATTTTTTATCAACTGCTTTGTTTCAAACAGGGaaatagatctttttttttttttttttcagcccgTCGAGATGCTCATCTCCGCgcccttccaaaaataaaaaggaagttgGAAAGTAAACAACCTCCTTCAGCGTCAGGTGGAAACCAAAGTGTACTCTGCTCACAGCACCACCGCGCGATTCGACGACATCTGGTAACTTTCCGCCTTGACAAAGCCACGTCCCTGctttcgggggggggggcacgtcGCAGCTTTAGGAGCCTTTCATGTGGCAGGTTCGCCGTTTCCTTTTTTAGTGGGGGAGGCTGCTCCACGCCTCGACGGAGGCGCATCTTTGTGATCTTATCGCAGGAGAGACCTACGACAGCTCTTTTCCATCGGCAGCGGACatatgtactgggtctggctgggatgttgcctttccctgcagcagcccatagaGCGCTGCGCTCTGCACCTGTAGCTcgaacagcagtgggatcacaccggtgttgtgtctgctgctgagcagtgctggcacagcatcaggactctctctgaccctcccagggggtgggcaaaaagtgagaaagaaacatcagcagggcaggggaccTCAACCAAcccaagggatattccataccatatgatgtcacgctcagcaataaaaggtgggaaaaggaagaagaggggaggggtgggctctcgttgcaaaaacgtctgtcctcctcccgaacaccggctacgtgcgttgaggccctgcttcaaggacgtggtcaagcatcgctcattggtgggaagcagagaggaatttctttcctctgcacttccacacagcctttacttggtttgtttagttattccctttccccctccctcttcccctttcccttttttccctttagttgaattgtttaattaataatatttccttaataatattttttctctttaattaaatcatccttatctcaacccgtgagttgttctttcctttacttcttcccctcctcatctgagggggggggagtgagagagcggtggTGGTGTCCAGCTGCACGGTAAAACCACAACGTAACACAGTGCCAATAAAGGAATTCTCCTCCCTTGCAATAAAGAGCATTTCGCCAAAGCTTCACAGCCGTAGTTTAGAGGGGAGGATATTTCTCATCGAGGCATTGCCGAGTACTGCAAGCCACGGACTTGCCCAAAAttcaagacctttttttttcccctcccagacCTACGGGATGTTTTATCAGGATTTTCCCCCCTGCTCAGAGGGCCGCGTTCAGTCTGGCTCCTACCTCCTTGTTC
This portion of the Oxyura jamaicensis isolate SHBP4307 breed ruddy duck chromosome 25, BPBGC_Ojam_1.0, whole genome shotgun sequence genome encodes:
- the OTUD7B gene encoding OTU domain-containing protein 7B, with translation MDIVLSDFVRSTGAEPGLARDLLEGKNWDLSAALSDFEQLRQVHAGNLPPSFNEGRGYKPPEKEAARAGRPPLQRQDDIVQEKRLSRGISHASSTIVSLARSHVSSNGSSEHLLEMPISTFQLPDLTVYTEEFRSFIERDLIEQSMLVALEQAGRLNWWANVDPSCQRLLPLATTGDGNCLLHAASLGMWGFHDRDLMLRKSLYTLMDKGVEREALKRRWRWQQTQQNKESGLVYTEEEWQKEWNELIKLASSEPRVHYGTNGGNCGGVESSEEPVYESLEEFHVFVLAHVLKRPIVVVADTMLRDSGGEAFAPIPFGGIYLPLEVPANKCHRSPLVLAYDQAHFSALVSMEQKEPTKDQAVIPLTDSEHKLLPVHFAVDPGKDWQWGKDDSDNVKLASVTLSLEAKLHLLHSYMNVKWITLPCDMQAPLAQPESPTASAGDDARSAAESGESDKESVCSSSASNGGSRGCKDKEKPKKDREKDKEKDKKRADSVANKLGSFGKTLGSKLKKNMGGLMHSKTMKGGVSNGQGDTLEKKKKGSLKSRKGSKEESSQGDLSAPVEKTCPGKAAPEKPSDPYKYSNDVRLSLSILRAAMQGERKFIFAGHLKTSNRLQYQEEMIQQYLLDAEERFLAEQKQKEAEKKALASAAPAKRLEPELNAHKGEEAMLSPAYPQPPPAYAIQTPDLALGAKMAAFPSSYSGVFTFPRPSVASSTEGSHPPGFPDGRRQVAGGPCSSLPPYATLPRHCGQARPSPHASSPSHAGRFSPTDTDSHPGFPAERDGPGGSAPHSNGCREHAEQDGSQKGADKARGRALYNVQQTKCKQPNCSFYGHPETGNFCSCCYREELKRKEREALVHRF